One genomic segment of Chelmon rostratus isolate fCheRos1 chromosome 22, fCheRos1.pri, whole genome shotgun sequence includes these proteins:
- the arl1 gene encoding ADP-ribosylation factor-like protein 1, whose product MGGFFSSIFSGLFGTREMRILILGLDGAGKTTILYRLQVGEVVTTIPTIGFNVETVTYKNLKFQVWDLGGQTSIRPYWRCYYSNTDAVIYVVDSSDRDRMGISKSELVAMLEEEELKKAILVVFANKQDMDQAMTPTEVANALGLPALKDRKWQIFKTSATKGTGLDEAMEWLVDSLKSRQ is encoded by the exons ATGG GTGGTTTCTTCTCTAGCATCTTCTCGGGCCTGTTTGGCACCAGGGAGATGAGGATTTTGATCCTGGGTTTGGATGGTGCTGGAAAAACAACCATTCTTTACCGGCTACAGGTTGGAGAGGTGGTCACCACAATCCCCA CAATCGGCTTCAATGTGGAGACAGTCACATACAAGAATCTGAAGTTCCAGGTGTGGGATCTGGGAGGACAGACAAGTATCAG GCCCTACTGGCGGTGTTATTACTCAAACACAGATGCAGTTATCTACGTTGTTGACAGCAGTGACCGCGACAGGATGGGCATCTCAAAGTCTGAGCTGGTGGCCATGTTGGAG GAGGAAGAGCTGAAGAAAGCCATCCTGGTTGTATTTGCAAACAAGCAGGACATGGACCAGGCAATGACGCCCACGGAGGTGGCCAACGCTCTGGGCCTTCCTGCcctcaaagacagaaaatggcaGATATTCAAGACCTCGGCCACAAAGGGCACAGGGCTGGATGAGGCAATGGAATG GCTGGTGGATTCCCTGAAGAGTCGGCAGTAA
- the LOC121625956 gene encoding DENN domain-containing protein 11-like, which translates to MVERSDRAPLLDWEEVPSAEKPGGAAQSAAKERLSSPSNSRASLGCSAPGFGWSGGLGGPTPSRSVSNADGCSAPPATSSTPAGKDEVLRTDSEEHPSDTGSREVSLEDRTVKWEEKDQIVSVFVVTFNTRSGNMLEWCLPKDMDLEGVEFKAIASGSHRVTTDFIYFRKGCYFGLACFANMPVESTVERGARMKSVGILSPSYTLLYRYMSFLEHQVRLQLQSPGHYSPLEAFYEDKRALLPPSGDGVVTACPANAWGAAINHSMHPEMKITHPAGCMSQFIRFFGEQIMVLWKLALLRRRILIFSPPPVGVVCYRVYCCCCLANISIPGIGVAVPEFRPFFYVNVADISALENELSYVACTTEKIFEEKKDLYDVYVDNQNVKTCRDGLKPLLRLSTADREKYRKLTEQRQMLLYSQEENGDCVSSEEDLFILFFLEQNNRIFQTLSEVAGSPDPTLTQESVRAMGLDPHGDRLFLLHLLEIYGYDTLLVSEQLCCS; encoded by the exons ATGGTGGAGCGGTCGGACCGAGCCCCTCTGTTGGACTGGGAGGAGGTTCCGTCCGCGGAGAAGCCCGGCGGTGCGGCGCAGTCGGCAGCAAAGGAACGACTGTCGAGCCCCTCCAACAGTCGTGCCTCATTAGGATGCTCCGCGCCGGGGTTTGGGTGGAGCGGCGGTCTGGGGGGTCCCACTCCCAGCAGGTCTGTCTCCAACGCAGACGGCTGCAGCGCCCCACCCGCGACCTCCAGCACCCCGGCGGGCAAGGATGAGGTGCTGCGAACCGACAGCGAGGAGCATCCCTCGGATACAGGGTCGAGGGAGGTGTCGCTGGAAGACAGAACGGTGAAATGGGAGGAAAAGGACCAGATTGTGTCCGTCTTTGTGGTTACATTCAATACTAGATCAG GAAACATGTTGGAGTGGTGTCTGCCCAAAGACATGGACCTGGAGGGGGTGGAGTTCAAAGCCATCGCCAGCGGCTCCCACAGAGTCACCACAGACTTCat CTACTTCCGGAAAGGCTGCTACTTCGGCCTCGCCTGCTTTGCCAACATGCCGGTGGAGAGCACGGTGGAGAGGGGGGCGAGGATGAAGTCGGTAGGGATCCTGTCTCCTTCCTACACCCTGCTCTACCGCTACATGAGCTTCCTGGAGCACCAGGTTAG GCTCCAGCTTCAGTCCCCAGGCCACTACTCTCCCCTGGAGGCCTTCTATGAGGACAAGAGAGCACTTCTGCCCCCCAGTGGTGATGGTGTTGTTACTGCTTGTCCAGCCAATGCCTGGGGAGCTGCAATCAACCACAGCATGCACCCTGAGATGAAG ATCACCCACCCTGCGGGCTGTATGTCCCAGTTCATCCGTTTCTTTGGCGAGCAGATCATGGTGCTGTGGAAACTGGCTCTCCTCCGCAGGCGCATCCTCATCTTCTCCCCTCCACCTGTGGGCGTGGTCTGCTACAGAG tgtactgctgctgttgcctggCAAACATCTCCATCCCCGGGATCGGCGTGGCTGTGCCTGAGTTCCGCCCCTTCTTCTATGTCAACGTGGCCGATATCAGCGCCCTGGAGAACGAGCTCTCCTACGTTGCAT GTACTACTGAGAAGATctttgaggagaagaaggatCTCTATGATGTGTATGTAGACAATCAGAATGTAAAGACCTGCAGAGACGGTCTGAAGCCTCTGCTCCGCCTCAGCACTGCAGACAGGGAGAAATATCGCAAACTCACTGAACAGAG GCAGATGTTGCTGTACTCCCAGGAGGAGAACGGAGACTGTGTGTCCAGTGAAGAGGATCTCTTTATTCT GTTTTTCCTGGAGCAGAACAACAGGATTTTCCAGACCCTCAGTGAAGTGGCAGGGAGCCCCGATCCCACTCTGACCCAAGAGAGTGTGAGGGCCATGGGTCTGGATCCCCATGGAGACAGGCTCTTCCTGCTCCATCTGCTGGAGATCTACGGCTACGACACCCTGCTggtgtcagagcagctgtgctgcagttga
- the LOC121626073 gene encoding FYVE, RhoGEF and PH domain-containing protein 4-like, producing MFDLKKRNSLTVTCTRETEEFRRVAVRRKAKGAAVDCRASRTVVSSGVCGSYSCGRACGSVCGSEPNSEFGEEGDIKKSPAKESLLQPQVAPEPAHLQSPLRAEHAQGHNTTTGKLVPQWVDGTEQDQSPQRDCELSISCVSPVQNYLGSPSPVRGGGSRFLNGVSAAHISPARHTEGIPNLTSSPVFRSPSPGKRGIHSCSKLREGCHSPAKLSPRNQSPLAGKLRTPSPIQGRMGSYSPAKNSKSWLGLHRIPSSKMEGQEKTAGKSLSVPNLIVYLDENRITTEEVERSPLKLLQSPNCNRPAITIKAPINHRLNHSTNEAHLSSTSTEKNKEHSPQQMNGIALGKDCSVVKVRGINDRKEEGKKPKGYGSKFSCQWNETTTEDGRVHKESESELNIERREETGDDQKVEENIEQKLYKIASELLQTERAYVARLHLLDQVFCLRLTEEAGRGSFPPEVIRNIFSNISSIYSFHSQFLLPDLEECISHWCESPGLGNVLLQHAPFLRMYADYIRNFDQAMELVRTWTERSAAFKNIIQDIQSQEVCGSLTLQHHMLEPVQRVPRYEMLLRDYLKKLPKDNPDYELAYKSLQTISMAATHSNSAIHKAESLKRLLEIYEMVGEEEVVNPTNEFLREGRLLKLAARNTSAMERHLFLFNNFLLCCTPKFSLVGQRFTVRCRIGVECMQVQQTTNEDHPYTFQVSGKERTLELQASSDQDRDEWIKVIQEAVDVFQKKNETFKLAFKELNVEEPTEELGQRAPRWIRDNEVTMCMKCQEPFNAITRRRHHCRACGCVVCWKCSDNKVALEYDGNRLNKVCKACYSVLTGQRGERVEGKKRRMLESDMSAVSSESVMSSFLLYGDNPKSWQQVWSVITMTEPLALYLYTAPQDVKPLSCIPLLGCGVDDSPQELQSQPCFCLSQSKTTHTFSCDGLDLKQSWLSVLKVAVTGRMPANINGNVNDGRVSSGEQFIINGNVENHS from the exons ATGTTTGACTTGAAGAAGAGGAATAGTTTGACTGTGACGTGCACTCGCGAGACGGAGGAGTTCCGACGAGTGGCGGTCAGACGGAAGGCCAAAGGTGCTGCGGTGGACTGTCGCGCTTCACGTACAG TAGTGAGCAGTGGGGTGTGTGGCTCGTACAGCTGTGGCCGTGCTTGTGGCAGTGTCTGTGGATCAGAACCAAACTCTGAATTTGGAGAAGAGGGAGACATCAAAAAAAGCCCAGCTAAAGAATCACTTTTACAACCACAAG TGGCTCCTGAACCAGCTCACCTCCAGAGTCCTCTGAGGGCAGAACACGCTCAAGGTCACAATACCACTACAGGAAAATTAGTGCCTCAATGGGTTGATGGCACAGAGCAAGACCAGAGTCCTCAAAGAGATTGTGAACTTTCTATTTCCTGTGTCAGCCCAGTACAGAATTATTTAGGCTCCCCCAGtcctgtcagaggaggagggagtagGTTTTTAAATGGAGTGTCTGCAGCACACATCAGCCCTGCCAGACATACGGAGGGGATTCCAAATCTGACAAGCAGTCCAGTTTTTAGATCTCCAAGTCCAGGCAAAAGAGGCATTCATAGCTGTAGCAAACTGAGGGAAGGATGCCACAGTCCTGCTAAGTTGTCCCCAAGGAACCAGAGCCCTCTCGCAGGAAAACTGCGGACCCCCAGCCCCATTCAGGGGAGGATGGGGAGCTATAGCCCAGCCAAGAACTCTAAATCCTGGCTGGGACTGCACAGAATCCCAAGCAGCAAGATGGAAGGACAAGAGAAGACAGCAGGGAAATCTCTGAGCGTGCCTAACTTAATTGTTTACTTGGATGAGAACAG GATTACAACTGAAGAAGTTGAACGCTCTCCACTGAAACTGCTGCAGTCACCCAACTGCAACAGGCCAGCCATCACCATCAAAGCCCCAATTAACCACAGACTGAATCATTCCACAAATGAAGCCCATTTATCAAGCACtagcacagaaaaaaacaaagagcactCCCCACAACAAATGAATGGCATAGCACTGGGGAAAGATTGCTCAGTAGTAAAGGTGAGAGgaataaatgacagaaaagaagaaggcaAGAAGCCCAAAGGATATGGCTCCAAGTTTTCCTGCCAGTGGAATGAGACAACCACAGAAGATGGCAGGGTTCACAAAGAGTCTGAAAGTGAACTAAATAttgagaggagggaggagacaggagatgATCAAAAAGTTGAAGAGAACATAGAGCAGAAATTGTACAAGATAGCCAGCGAactcctgcagacagagagggccTACGTGGCTCGTCTGCACCTGCTAGACCAG GTGTTCTGCTTACGCCTGACGGAAGAAGCAGGTCGAGGCTCATTTCCTCCTGAGGTGATAAGAAATATCTTCTCCAACATTTCCTCTATCTACTCCTTCCACAGCCAGTTCCTGCTACCTGACCTGGAAGAGTGCATCAGCCACTG GTGTGAGAGCCCAGGCCTGGGTAATGTTCTGCTGCAACATGCACCTTTCCTGAGGATGTATGCAGACTACATCAGGAACTTTGACCAGGCCATGGAGCTGGTCAGGACCTGGACTGAGCGCTCTGCTGCTTTCAAAAACATCATCCAGGACATACAG AGTCAGGAAGTGTGTGGCAGCCTGACCCTGCAGCACCACATGTTGGAACCAGTCCAGCGGGTTCCACGTTATGAAATGCTGCTCAGGGATTACCTGAAGAAACTGCCCAAGGATAACCCAGATTATGAGCTTGCCTACA AGTCCTTGCAGACCATTTCCATGGCAGCTACCCACTCAAACAGCGCCATCCACAAAGCT GAGAGCCTGAAGCGGCTGCTGGAGATCTATGAGATGgttggagaggaggaagtggtcaACCCGACCAACGAGTTCCTCAGGGAAGGTCGTCTGCTCAAGCTTGCTGCCAGGAACACATCTGCCATGGAGAGGCACCTATTCCTG TTCAACAActttctgctgtgctgcactCCTAAATTCAGCCTAGTTGGGCAGCGTTTTACTGTGCGCTGCAGGATTGGAGTGGAATGCATGCAGGTGCAGCAGACCACCAACGAAGACCACCCATACACCTTCCAGGTCTCTGGAAAGGAGAGGACCCTTGAGCTGCAGGCCAG CTCTGACCAAGACAGAGATGAGTGGATAAAG GTAATACAGGAAGCCGTTGATGTGTttcagaagaaaaatgaaacctTCAAATTGGCTTTCAAGGAGCTAAATGTGGAAGAACCA ACTGAGGAACTTGGCCAACGTGCCCCCCGCTGGATCAGGGACAATGAGGTGACCATGTGCATGAAATGCCAAGAACCTTTTAACGCAATCACCAGGAGAAGACATCACTGCAGAGCCTGTGGTTGT GTGGTCTGCTGGAAGTGTTCAGACAATAAAGTGGCTTTAGAGTATGATGGTAACAGGCTTAACAAAGTGTGCAAAGCCTGCTACTCCGTCCTGACTGGTCAGAGAGGGGAAAGGgtggaaggaaagaagagacgGATGCTGGAG TCAGACATGTCTGCAGTGTCCAGTGAAAGCGTAATGAGTAGCTTCCTGCTGTATGGTGACAACCCCAAGTCCTGGCAACAAGTGTGGTCTGTTATCACCATGACTGAACCCCTGGCCCTCTATCTTTACACCGCTCCACAA GATGTGAAGCCCCTATCCTGCATACCTCTACTGGGCTGCGGTGTGGACGATTCCCCTCAGGAGCTCCAGAGTCAACCTTGTTTCTGTTTAAGCCAGTCCAAAACAACCCACACTTTCTCCTGCGACGGTTTGGACCTCAAACAGAGCTGGCTGAGTGTTCTGAAAGTAGCAGTGACAGGCAGGATGCCGGCAAACATTAATGGTAATGTGAATGATGGAAGAGTATCCAGTGGTGAGCAATTTATCATCAATGGCAACGTGGAAAACCACTCCTGA